The window AGATCGACCCCCAGATCGCCGGCCCGGCCGCGCACTTCCACACTGTAACCCCGTCGCTCGAACAGTTCGGCCACGTAATGCTCGAAATCCCGTGGGCTGAGGGCGTAGAGTTGTTCGACCGTCATCGCCGGGCGGCCGGTGGCCCGCGGCAACGCGGCCCATTGCCAACCGGCCACAACCCACAGGGCACTCAAGGTCAACAGACTCGCCCCGGTCAGCAAACCGAGGAAGTCGAGCAGCCAGGCCGGGGCGCGCAGCAACGCCTCGGCGGCCATGCCATAGCACCACAGCACCCACAGCACGAACAGGCCCGATAGAAGCGAAAGCAACCAGATGAGCTTGTTGACGCGCCGCCGGGTGATACTGTCCTCGCCTATGATGGTGGGTAGCCGCCGCGTGTCGGCCGATAGTCTGACGATCATAATGGTTCCAGACCCCTTGGGTCGTTCGGGCACGTATTGTAAGCCGTTGGGCGCGGATGCCCAAATTGAATCTCGCCCCGTCCGGTGCTATAGTTCCCGGTCATATGGTAACCAAACGACAGTTGGGGCTGATTTTCATCCTGCTGGGAGTGGGGGCGGCCGTGGGCATGTTCGCCATCGATCTGCTGGGGGCGGGCCAATTCCAGGGCATCGGCCCGGCCCAGCGGCGCGCCTTGCTCGCCGCCGGGGCGGCCGTCCTCCTCGGCCTGACACTCATCCCCCTTGGTGATCGGCCGGCCTGATGATGACTACCTCTTTCATAACCGCCAGCCCCAACGTTTTCTCTCAGCTACCATGACGGACACCCTTGCAAATGAACTACCCGCCAAGCGAGCCACCTGGCAAACGCTTGTAGCCTGGGTTCCGAAGGCGCTTATTGTCCTGGCCGTGCTGGCTTTCGTCGGCTATTTCGTCGTCTATCTCATCTACGCCGTCGAACTGTTCCGCTTCCCGTTCGACTACGACCAGGGCGAGGGCTTCGAACTGATGGACACGGTGTTCTTCAGCCGCGGCCAATGGCCCTACCGTGACAACGACGTTTACCCGTTCTATTCGTCCAACTACCCGCCGCTGTTCCATGTCGTCGTCGTGCCGTTGGTGTGGCTCTTCGGGCCGCAATATTGGACCGGCCGGCTGGTCAGCTTTCTGGGCACGCTCATCACCGCGGGGGCCATCGGCTATGCCGTGCAGCGCGGCGGCCGTCGGCCGTGGCTGTCGGCGCTGTCCGGCCTGGCCTTCCTGGCGTCGAACTACGTCTACCACGTCGGGCCGCTCTTCCGGCAGCATATGTTCATGGTCATGTTCGAGACGCTGGCCGTGGTGCTGCTGGCCGTCACCTTTGAGCGCGAAGAGGCCGACGGCCGCCACCATAATAAGTCCTTGCTGGGCGTCATGGCCTTATTGCTGGCCGCCGGCTATACGA is drawn from Candidatus Promineifilum breve and contains these coding sequences:
- a CDS encoding restriction endonuclease; this encodes MIVRLSADTRRLPTIIGEDSITRRRVNKLIWLLSLLSGLFVLWVLWCYGMAAEALLRAPAWLLDFLGLLTGASLLTLSALWVVAGWQWAALPRATGRPAMTVEQLYALSPRDFEHYVAELFERRGYSVEVRGRAGDLGVDLALTRRDGRRAIVQCKRYRHAIGPEIVRELFGTMVHELAAHGFLVTTATISDAARSWAADKPITLIDGATLAGLTDDLQVTAAERARS